CAACAATATCCAGCCACTTATCAATAGCCTCATCAGTTTTTTCACTGTCATTTTCATGGATCAAATTAGGAACATAAGCTATATTTTCCCGAACATTCAAATGAGGAAACAACATTGTTCCCTGAATTGCATATCCGATTCTTCGCCTTAATTCAACAATATCAGATTCAGAAACATCCTTCCCATTTACAATGACACTACCTCTATCAGGAGTGATTAATCCATTAATCATTTTTAAAATAGTGGTTTTTCCACATCCTGAACCGCCAATCATCGTGACAAAATCCCCTTTTTCAACACTTAAATTGAAATTATCTATTGAAAAATCACTATCAGAATAATGTTTACTTATATCTTTAAATTCAATGATTGAACTCATATAATCACCTCATATTAAATGTTTACTTACTAAAAAGTCATGTGCTACATCTGAAGGGTCTTTTCCTTCAATATCAACTTCATAATTCATATGTTTCATATCTTCAGTTGAAATATTTCCAGTCAAATAATCAAGTGCATCAGCTACTTCAGGATGATCTATTAAAGTTTGCTGATTTATTACTGTTCCTGCATAATAAGAAGGATAGAAATCCTTATCGTCTTCCAGAACTACAATATTGGAGTTTTCCAAGCGCCCATCTGTTGTATAAACATCAATCACGTCAACCTGACCCTGTTTAACTGCATCATATTTAATGCTTACATCCAAATCCATTGTATCTTTAAAGTTCATCCCATAATCATCACAGATTGCATCATAACCGTCTTCACGTGCAAAAAAATCAGATTCTGCTCCAAATGACAATTGGTTAGAAACTTTAGCCAAATCAGAGTAAGTCTTTAAATTATATTTATCTGCAACTTCTTTTGTAACTCCGATTCCATAAGTATCTTCAAAACCGTACTTATTATACCAGGTCATATTGTAGTTATCTTCATAATATGAATTTAAATCATCAAACTGTGTTTCATCATAAGTGCTGTTTTTATGCAAAATACTTAACCAGGCTACTCCAGTATATTCAGGATACAAATCAAAATCCCCAGATTCCATACCCCTGTGAATTGTACCTGATCCACCAGCTACTCCAGAAGTAAGTTCCACATTTAAATCTGTGTGTGCTTCAATAACCTGTTTTAAAAGTTCTCCTGTAATGTATTCTTCAGTATATGATTTGCTTGCAATATGAATTGTATTTGCAGGGTTTTGCTCATATGCAACATATCCCCCAATAAGAATACAAACAATAATTATGCAAGCCCATACTTTCTTATTTTTAAAATATTTTAAGAATTTTGGCCTTTTTGCACCT
This genomic stretch from Methanobrevibacter smithii ATCC 35061 harbors:
- a CDS encoding ATP-binding cassette domain-containing protein, with translation MSSIIEFKDISKHYSDSDFSIDNFNLSVEKGDFVTMIGGSGCGKTTILKMINGLITPDRGSVIVNGKDVSESDIVELRRRIGYAIQGTMLFPHLNVRENIAYVPNLIHENDSEKTDEAIDKWLDIVGLDSSILNRYPHELSGGQQQRVGIARALAASPAILLMDEPFSAVDEITRTQLQKEMKEIHEKTKITVMFVTHDIREALYLADKVLVMQNGIVHQFDTPNEVLNHPATPFVEKLLERTKFILNK
- a CDS encoding ABC transporter permease/substrate-binding protein, whose translation is MLSETWSLIVNQSDFFTDLMIQHLEISLISVVFAIIIGLGLGIFISEYPKNKWVLAIVNLIYTIPSIALFGFLIPVSGVGNTSAVIALTIYGLLPMVRNTYTGIRTIDDRIIEAAKGMGSTDLQILLKIKLPLALPHIMSAIRNMAVMTIALAGIASFIGAGGLGVAIYRGITTNNMPLIVAGSVLISVLAICIDLILGYFEKISAPGAKRPKFLKYFKNKKVWACIIIVCILIGGYVAYEQNPANTIHIASKSYTEEYITGELLKQVIEAHTDLNVELTSGVAGGSGTIHRGMESGDFDLYPEYTGVAWLSILHKNSTYDETQFDDLNSYYEDNYNMTWYNKYGFEDTYGIGVTKEVADKYNLKTYSDLAKVSNQLSFGAESDFFAREDGYDAICDDYGMNFKDTMDLDVSIKYDAVKQGQVDVIDVYTTDGRLENSNIVVLEDDKDFYPSYYAGTVINQQTLIDHPEVADALDYLTGNISTEDMKHMNYEVDIEGKDPSDVAHDFLVSKHLI